One Amorphoplanes digitatis genomic window carries:
- a CDS encoding phosphoribosyltransferase family protein, which translates to MASELRGRLRAGFRWTDPGPDTDLLVSDRSGWWRDPLVLDELGPGLAALFSDAEPTVVVSPEVTGFLVGPLVARALGVGFVEAYRAGARRPIAEPMAWAAVPADHRGDQQHLGLRSRLIGLDDRVLVVDDWAATGAQARGLYTLVESLGAKAVGTAVIVDECDPAVSAELRIRGLLTGEDLS; encoded by the coding sequence GTGGCTTCAGAACTGCGCGGCCGGCTGCGCGCCGGATTCCGTTGGACAGACCCCGGTCCGGACACCGATCTGCTTGTCAGCGACCGCTCCGGCTGGTGGCGCGACCCGCTGGTGCTCGACGAACTCGGTCCCGGACTCGCCGCACTTTTCTCCGACGCCGAGCCGACCGTGGTGGTCTCGCCCGAGGTGACCGGGTTCCTCGTCGGCCCGCTGGTGGCCCGCGCGCTCGGCGTCGGATTCGTGGAGGCGTACCGCGCGGGTGCGCGGCGGCCGATCGCCGAGCCGATGGCCTGGGCGGCCGTCCCGGCCGATCATCGCGGCGATCAGCAGCACCTCGGGCTGCGCAGCCGGCTGATCGGCCTCGACGACCGCGTCCTGGTCGTGGACGATTGGGCCGCCACCGGCGCACAGGCCCGCGGCCTGTACACCCTTGTCGAATCGCTGGGCGCGAAGGCCGTCGGCACCGCGGTCATCGTCGACGAGTGCGACCCGGCGGTCTCGGCCGAGCTGCGCATCCGCGGCCTGCTGACCGGCGAAGATCTGAGCTGA
- a CDS encoding SDR family oxidoreductase produces the protein MTIVVTGATGHLGRLAVESLLARGVPADQIVAGGRSVEKIQDLADRGVRVVRASYDEPESLRAAFAGADRLLFVSGSEVGRRIEQHANVIAAAKDAGVGRIFYTSAPHADTSDLILAGEHLATERALEASGIPSVFLRNGWYVENYDLKGALERGLFGAAGDGRISLATRADLAEAAAAAVVADVHDKQAYELGGEAVTLAELAAEVSRQSGREVTYTDLSQEKYAELLVGVGLPEQFAAILADSDRGASAGLLDTGTADLAKLLGRPATPLADAVRAALA, from the coding sequence ATGACCATCGTCGTCACCGGCGCCACCGGGCACCTGGGCCGTCTCGCCGTCGAGTCGCTGCTCGCGCGCGGCGTACCCGCCGACCAGATCGTGGCGGGCGGCCGCAGCGTCGAGAAGATCCAGGACCTCGCCGACCGCGGCGTACGCGTCGTGCGGGCGTCGTACGACGAGCCGGAGTCGCTGCGCGCGGCCTTCGCGGGCGCCGACCGGCTGCTCTTCGTCTCCGGCAGCGAGGTCGGCCGGCGGATCGAGCAGCACGCCAACGTGATCGCGGCCGCCAAGGACGCCGGCGTCGGCCGGATCTTCTACACCAGCGCGCCGCACGCCGACACGTCCGACCTGATCCTGGCCGGCGAGCACCTGGCCACCGAGCGGGCGCTGGAGGCCTCCGGCATCCCGTCGGTCTTCCTGCGCAACGGCTGGTACGTGGAGAACTACGACCTCAAGGGCGCGCTCGAGCGGGGCCTGTTCGGCGCAGCGGGCGACGGAAGGATCAGCCTCGCCACCCGCGCCGACCTGGCCGAGGCCGCCGCGGCGGCCGTCGTCGCCGACGTGCACGACAAGCAGGCGTACGAGCTGGGCGGCGAGGCCGTGACCCTGGCCGAGCTGGCCGCCGAGGTCTCCCGGCAGTCCGGCCGGGAGGTCACCTACACCGATCTGTCCCAGGAGAAGTACGCCGAGCTCCTGGTCGGGGTCGGCCTGCCCGAGCAGTTCGCCGCGATCCTTGCCGACTCGGACCGCGGCGCGTCCGCCGGTCTGCTGGACACCGGCACCGCGGACCTGGCGAAGCTTCTCGGCCGCCCGGCAACCCCGCTGGCCGACGCCGTCCGCGCGGCCCTCGCCTGA
- a CDS encoding TolB family protein — protein MDFRPSLRRTGSAATVVVAGLATVVQVAGPAAAAAPSLRTERVSVSSTGAQGDASTIVGDLSSNGRYVVFDSDSSGLVPGDTNETGDVFLRDRQTDTTTRLSVSAAGEQSNGSSGSPRISADGRYVTFISYASNLVAGGSRPEIGYDVYLLDRQDGTLDRISETPDGKPGDGDNFNPSISADGRYVAFETYASNLVPGVGAGNVVIYDRTTAQLSPVSVAADGTATGSGSFAPAISDNGRYVAFVSFSADLAPGDTNGVGDIYVRDLVAGTTVRASVSDDDHEIAGDSRGGEVSNNGRYVTFWSDDSTLVPGDSNGASDVFVRDLQAGTTRLVSTSTDGVPANSSSDQPSITANGRYVVFDSAATNLVAGDTNGVFDVFRKDLQTGTTTLVSRRTNGTQGDSDSVNPNVTPNGKIVAYGSDATNLTAGDTNGQTDLFVTKLLG, from the coding sequence ATGGATTTCAGGCCTTCGCTGCGCCGAACCGGATCCGCGGCCACTGTGGTCGTCGCCGGCCTCGCCACTGTGGTGCAGGTCGCCGGTCCGGCAGCCGCCGCGGCGCCGTCGCTGCGGACCGAGCGGGTCAGCGTGTCCAGCACCGGCGCGCAGGGGGATGCCTCCACCATCGTGGGTGATCTGAGTTCCAACGGCCGATACGTGGTCTTCGATTCAGATTCCTCCGGGCTGGTGCCCGGCGACACCAACGAGACCGGCGACGTCTTCCTGCGGGACCGGCAGACGGACACCACCACCCGGCTCAGCGTTTCCGCCGCCGGGGAGCAGAGCAACGGCTCGAGCGGCTCCCCTCGGATCAGCGCCGACGGGCGGTACGTCACGTTCATCTCGTACGCGTCGAACCTCGTGGCCGGTGGTTCTCGACCGGAGATCGGGTACGACGTCTACCTGCTCGACCGGCAAGACGGAACGCTCGACCGGATCAGTGAGACCCCGGACGGCAAGCCGGGCGACGGCGACAACTTCAACCCGTCGATCAGCGCCGACGGGCGGTACGTCGCCTTCGAGACGTACGCGAGCAACCTGGTTCCCGGCGTCGGCGCCGGCAACGTCGTGATCTACGACCGGACGACCGCCCAGCTCAGCCCGGTCAGCGTGGCGGCCGACGGCACGGCCACCGGGTCGGGCAGCTTCGCCCCGGCCATCAGCGACAACGGTCGTTACGTTGCCTTCGTCTCGTTCTCGGCCGACCTGGCACCCGGCGACACCAACGGGGTGGGCGACATCTATGTCCGCGACCTCGTGGCCGGAACGACCGTGCGCGCCAGCGTGTCCGACGACGATCACGAGATCGCCGGCGACAGCCGTGGCGGCGAAGTCAGCAACAACGGCCGCTACGTGACCTTCTGGTCCGACGACAGCACCCTGGTCCCCGGCGACTCCAACGGCGCATCCGACGTCTTCGTCCGCGACCTGCAGGCCGGCACGACCCGGTTGGTCAGCACGTCGACCGACGGGGTGCCGGCCAACAGCTCCAGCGACCAGCCGAGCATCACCGCGAACGGCCGTTACGTGGTCTTCGACAGCGCCGCGACGAATCTCGTCGCGGGGGACACCAACGGCGTCTTCGACGTGTTCCGTAAAGACCTGCAAACCGGCACGACCACGCTCGTCAGCCGCCGCACCAACGGCACGCAGGGCGACAGCGACAGCGTCAACCCGAACGTCACCCCGAACGGCAAGATCGTCGCCTACGGCTCGGACGCGACGAACCTGACCGCCGGCGACACCAACGGGCAGACCGACCTCTTCGTCACCAAGCTGCTCGGCTGA
- a CDS encoding acyl-CoA dehydrogenase, with protein sequence MSHYKSNLRDLEFNLFEVFGADRAFGQAPFDGIDADTARDVLAEVNRLAREDLAASYTDSDRNPPRFDPVNNTADLPESFKKSYAAFMASEFWRLDLPESLGGTLAPRTLWWALAEQILGANAPVWMYSSGPSFAHVVHVEGTDEQKKWAELFIDKQWGSTMVLTEPDAGSDVGAGRTRAIPQADGSWHIEGVKRFITSGEHDLTDNIIHYVLARPVGVEGVGGPGTKGLSLFIVPKYHFDAETGELGDRNGVYATNVEHKMGLKVSNTCEMTFGENGTPAKGWLLGEVHQGIRQMFMIIEYARMMVGTKAIATLSTGYLNALEYAKNRVQGADLVENNDKAAPRVTITHHPDVRRSLMLQKAYAEGLRSLVIYTASWQDKVAIAEAAGDTKGAKIASGVNDFLLPLVKGVGSERAYELLGHESLQTFGGSGFLQDYPLEQYVRDAKIDTLYEGTTAIQSLDLIFRKIVKDNGRSLAVIATEIQEFIETEAGNGQLKVERASLGRALGELQNILGIQMTWLQAAQGGDARELYKVGLTSRRVLLALGDVVVSWLLLRGAEVALRALGTEISEADKSFYEGKVAAARFFAREILPRIGSDRRIIENTTLDVMDLSEDAF encoded by the coding sequence ATGAGCCACTACAAGAGCAACCTGCGCGACCTCGAGTTCAACCTCTTCGAGGTCTTCGGGGCTGATCGTGCGTTCGGTCAGGCGCCGTTCGACGGCATCGACGCGGACACCGCGCGCGACGTCCTCGCCGAGGTGAACCGCCTCGCGCGTGAGGACCTCGCGGCGAGCTACACCGACTCCGACCGCAATCCTCCGCGGTTCGACCCGGTGAACAACACGGCGGACCTGCCGGAGTCGTTCAAGAAGTCCTACGCGGCCTTCATGGCGTCCGAGTTCTGGCGCCTGGACCTGCCGGAGAGCCTGGGCGGCACGCTCGCGCCCCGCACCCTGTGGTGGGCGCTCGCTGAGCAGATTCTCGGCGCCAACGCCCCGGTCTGGATGTACTCGTCCGGTCCGTCCTTCGCGCACGTCGTGCACGTCGAGGGCACCGACGAGCAGAAGAAGTGGGCCGAGCTCTTCATCGACAAGCAGTGGGGCTCGACGATGGTGCTCACCGAGCCCGACGCCGGCTCCGACGTCGGCGCGGGCCGCACCCGGGCCATCCCCCAGGCGGACGGCTCCTGGCACATCGAGGGCGTCAAGCGCTTCATCACCTCGGGTGAGCACGACCTCACCGACAACATCATCCACTACGTGCTGGCCCGTCCGGTCGGCGTAGAGGGCGTCGGCGGTCCGGGCACCAAGGGCCTGTCGCTGTTCATCGTGCCGAAGTACCACTTCGACGCGGAGACCGGCGAGCTGGGCGACCGCAACGGCGTCTACGCCACGAACGTCGAGCACAAGATGGGCCTCAAGGTCTCCAACACCTGCGAGATGACCTTCGGCGAGAACGGCACGCCCGCCAAGGGCTGGCTGCTCGGCGAGGTGCACCAGGGCATCCGCCAGATGTTCATGATCATCGAGTACGCCCGGATGATGGTCGGCACGAAGGCGATCGCCACCCTCTCGACGGGTTACCTCAACGCGCTCGAGTACGCGAAGAACCGCGTACAGGGCGCCGACCTGGTCGAGAACAACGACAAGGCGGCCCCGCGCGTCACGATCACCCACCACCCCGACGTTCGCCGCTCGCTGATGCTCCAGAAGGCGTACGCGGAGGGCCTGCGCTCGCTGGTCATCTACACGGCTTCCTGGCAGGACAAGGTCGCCATCGCGGAGGCCGCCGGCGACACCAAGGGTGCCAAGATCGCAAGCGGCGTCAACGACTTCCTGCTGCCGCTGGTCAAGGGCGTCGGCTCGGAGCGGGCGTACGAACTGCTCGGACACGAGTCGTTGCAGACCTTCGGTGGCTCCGGCTTCCTCCAGGACTACCCGCTCGAGCAGTACGTCCGCGACGCCAAGATCGACACCCTGTACGAGGGCACGACGGCGATCCAGAGCCTCGACCTGATCTTCCGCAAGATCGTGAAGGACAACGGCCGGTCGCTCGCCGTCATCGCCACCGAGATCCAGGAGTTCATCGAGACCGAGGCCGGCAACGGCCAGCTCAAGGTCGAGCGCGCCTCGCTCGGCAGGGCGCTCGGTGAGCTGCAGAACATCCTCGGCATCCAGATGACCTGGCTGCAGGCGGCGCAGGGCGGTGACGCCCGTGAGCTGTACAAGGTCGGCCTCACCTCGCGGCGGGTGCTGCTCGCGCTCGGCGACGTCGTGGTCTCCTGGCTGCTGCTGCGCGGCGCCGAGGTCGCCCTCCGGGCGCTGGGCACCGAGATCTCCGAGGCGGACAAGTCCTTCTACGAGGGCAAGGTCGCCGCGGCGCGGTTCTTCGCCCGCGAGATCCTGCCCCGGATCGGCTCGGACCGCCGGATCATCGAGAACACCACTCTCGACGTGATGGACCTGTCCGAAGACGCGTTCTGA
- a CDS encoding DUF1918 domain-containing protein gives MIAHTGDRLVLKGIHVGDPQRVGDIVEVPHPDGTPPYRVRWLDTDHEALVFPGPEGHVEHRAN, from the coding sequence ATGATCGCGCACACCGGAGACCGGCTCGTCCTGAAGGGTATCCACGTCGGCGACCCCCAGCGGGTCGGCGACATCGTCGAGGTCCCGCACCCCGACGGCACCCCGCCGTACCGGGTCCGCTGGCTGGACACCGACCACGAGGCGCTCGTGTTCCCCGGCCCCGAGGGGCACGTGGAGCACCGGGCGAACTGA
- a CDS encoding HAD family hydrolase, whose protein sequence is MLLDFDGPVCSVFAGLPAARVAAELVGLLRAERVDLPSDVAAESDPLAVIRWTGYHCDSALTAAVEDALTALELRAVASAVPTPYGHDVIRSGRGVGLAVAIVSNNSGRAVSAYLAAHGLADQVVRVVGRLYARPELMKPEPGMVLDAVRAVGGEPRACVLVGDSMSDIVAARAAGARVVGYANRPSKVVPFAVADALITTMADVVAALSPDNL, encoded by the coding sequence CTGTTGCTCGACTTTGATGGGCCGGTGTGCAGCGTCTTCGCGGGCTTGCCTGCGGCGCGTGTGGCGGCGGAGTTGGTCGGGCTACTGCGTGCTGAGCGTGTCGACCTACCGAGCGATGTCGCGGCGGAGTCGGATCCGCTGGCGGTGATTCGGTGGACGGGGTACCACTGCGACTCGGCGTTGACGGCTGCTGTCGAGGACGCGTTGACCGCGCTGGAGCTGCGTGCTGTCGCGTCGGCAGTGCCGACGCCGTATGGGCACGATGTGATCCGGTCGGGTCGGGGTGTTGGCCTGGCGGTCGCGATCGTCAGTAACAACTCGGGCCGGGCGGTGTCGGCGTACCTTGCGGCGCACGGGCTTGCCGATCAGGTCGTGCGGGTCGTAGGGCGTCTCTACGCTCGGCCCGAGCTGATGAAGCCGGAACCTGGAATGGTCCTCGACGCGGTCCGGGCAGTCGGGGGTGAGCCGAGGGCTTGCGTGCTCGTCGGGGACTCGATGAGCGACATCGTTGCGGCGCGGGCGGCCGGGGCTCGTGTCGTCGGCTACGCGAATCGGCCGAGCAAGGTCGTACCGTTCGCGGTGGCCGATGCGTTGATCACAACCATGGCGGATGTGGTGGCCGCGTTGTCCCCGGACAACCTCTGA
- a CDS encoding PP2C family protein-serine/threonine phosphatase, translating into MLFGVPMPIIPAGRHPLSPGSRAGLGAALALLVVVSAVELADGPQANFVGLYAAAPFLAAVFAYWQTVLAVGALATVVGMVFSGADARFDTIGMVNVAGIMLATGIAAAVATVRQRQANRIAELVRLAAVAQQAVLRPLGPQVGNLAVAGRYISASAAADIGGDLYEALDTPYGVRIIIGDVRGKGLEAVRLASIVLGSYRHVAFERSDLRAIVTDLDRAVARSVGDEDFVTAALVEERGGTLTIVNCGHPAPLLLRRGQVIALDPPAPAPPLGFMPVARPRVERLEPGDRLLLFTDGLGEARREGEFFPTTDRAWRLLGHGTVGDGLASLETALVDWVHGQLEDDIALVLLEYGGPDGSAAAAMPSWEVGAAGS; encoded by the coding sequence ATGCTGTTCGGCGTACCCATGCCTATTATCCCGGCGGGCCGCCACCCGCTCAGCCCAGGATCCCGCGCCGGCCTCGGCGCGGCCCTCGCGCTGCTCGTCGTCGTGTCGGCCGTGGAGCTGGCGGACGGTCCTCAGGCGAACTTCGTCGGGCTGTACGCGGCCGCGCCGTTCCTGGCCGCCGTGTTCGCCTACTGGCAGACGGTGCTCGCGGTCGGCGCGCTCGCCACGGTCGTCGGCATGGTCTTCTCCGGTGCCGACGCCCGGTTCGACACGATCGGCATGGTCAACGTCGCCGGCATCATGCTGGCCACCGGGATCGCGGCCGCGGTCGCCACCGTCCGGCAGCGTCAGGCCAACCGGATCGCCGAGCTGGTGCGCCTGGCGGCGGTCGCGCAGCAGGCCGTGCTGCGACCGCTCGGCCCGCAGGTCGGCAACCTCGCGGTGGCGGGCCGCTACATCTCGGCGTCGGCCGCGGCGGACATCGGCGGAGACCTCTACGAGGCCCTCGACACCCCGTACGGGGTGCGGATCATCATCGGCGACGTGCGCGGGAAGGGGCTCGAGGCGGTACGGCTGGCGAGCATCGTGCTGGGCTCGTACCGGCATGTCGCGTTCGAACGGTCGGACCTGCGGGCGATCGTCACCGACCTGGATCGGGCCGTGGCCCGCAGCGTCGGCGACGAGGACTTCGTCACCGCTGCCCTGGTCGAGGAGCGCGGCGGCACGCTCACCATCGTCAATTGTGGACATCCGGCGCCGCTGCTGTTGCGGCGTGGTCAGGTCATCGCGCTGGACCCGCCCGCTCCGGCGCCCCCGCTGGGGTTCATGCCGGTGGCGCGGCCCCGGGTGGAACGTCTCGAGCCGGGTGACCGGCTGCTGCTCTTCACGGACGGGCTGGGCGAGGCGCGACGTGAGGGCGAGTTCTTTCCCACCACCGACCGGGCGTGGCGGCTGTTGGGACATGGCACGGTCGGCGACGGCCTGGCGTCGCTCGAGACCGCGCTTGTCGACTGGGTGCACGGGCAGCTCGAGGACGACATCGCCCTGGTGCTGCTCGAGTACGGCGGCCCCGACGGCAGCGCGGCGGCAGCTATGCCGAGCTGGGAGGTCGGCGCGGCCGGCAGCTAG
- a CDS encoding SCO4225 family membrane protein, translated as MTQFFFGNWATRIYLFAVAVAAVILIGGNLATGNHEPSTAAAYLIGLTAPVSVIFAPVFLLGDGWLAVAMLWLSVAAGALLNTLLINTIAGQVGRLRSHGA; from the coding sequence ATGACGCAGTTCTTCTTCGGCAACTGGGCGACCCGCATCTATCTGTTCGCCGTCGCGGTCGCCGCGGTCATCCTGATCGGCGGCAACCTCGCGACCGGCAACCACGAGCCGTCCACCGCGGCGGCCTACCTCATCGGCCTCACCGCGCCGGTCTCGGTGATCTTCGCGCCGGTCTTCCTGCTCGGCGACGGCTGGCTCGCGGTCGCGATGCTCTGGCTGAGCGTGGCCGCCGGCGCCCTGCTCAACACCCTGCTGATCAACACGATCGCCGGCCAGGTCGGCCGGCTCCGCTCCCACGGGGCGTGA
- a CDS encoding Ig-like domain-containing protein — protein MGKGRAAAVAGLVGLLIVTGAGPAAADSVPVVTSTGLAEGQLIGIQQTVRPSVSADTVRIDVLVDDRLVARSRTAPFAVTLYAPVDLDDRDVDVTVRAYDVAGVTGEAKTRVHVDAERPDANFTPRMVSVVHGPTTITVDVPDDVVSVVLSDDAGEIDRATGAPWTLDWDATGHNGKVRFAVTDRAGNVSTFKGGYRVDDLGPQISLYRHPDSPETQPAGESYLDAEVKDLTGLSRIEWWVEGAIRSTDRALRYDFGPRSRTVPIEVRAWDTWGNASVTALSVVIDADAPRVTSITPANLALVRGSRITSTVQATDATGVSWATLDGAASDLTAPYTSSIPAGRDGRKTLTWYVIDYWGYTTTARRVVIVDNTKPTLKITKGPKNKAKVKGTVKVTASAGDRNGVGRVELLINGKVVAKDVKPGYSFSIKTSRYGKKLKVVLRAYDKAGNSTKTATRTWYR, from the coding sequence GTGGGTAAGGGGCGTGCTGCGGCGGTTGCCGGGCTTGTCGGGTTGCTGATCGTGACGGGTGCGGGGCCTGCGGCCGCGGACTCGGTGCCGGTGGTGACCTCGACGGGGCTTGCCGAGGGGCAGTTGATCGGGATTCAGCAGACCGTGCGGCCTTCGGTGAGTGCCGACACGGTGAGGATCGATGTGCTGGTCGACGACAGGCTCGTCGCCAGGTCGCGGACCGCGCCGTTCGCCGTGACCCTGTACGCCCCGGTCGATCTTGATGACCGCGACGTGGACGTGACGGTTCGGGCCTATGACGTGGCGGGGGTGACCGGGGAGGCCAAGACCCGGGTTCACGTCGACGCCGAGAGGCCGGACGCGAACTTCACTCCGCGGATGGTCTCGGTCGTGCACGGTCCCACCACGATCACCGTTGACGTGCCGGACGACGTCGTCAGCGTTGTGCTGAGCGACGACGCCGGCGAGATCGACCGGGCGACCGGCGCGCCGTGGACTCTCGACTGGGACGCGACGGGTCACAACGGCAAGGTTCGGTTCGCGGTGACCGACCGGGCCGGGAACGTCTCGACCTTCAAGGGTGGCTACCGGGTGGACGACCTGGGTCCGCAGATCTCCTTGTACCGCCACCCGGATTCGCCGGAGACCCAGCCCGCCGGGGAGAGCTACCTGGATGCCGAGGTCAAGGACCTCACCGGGTTGAGCCGCATCGAGTGGTGGGTCGAGGGTGCGATCCGGTCGACGGATCGGGCGCTGCGGTACGACTTCGGTCCGCGCAGCCGTACCGTGCCGATCGAGGTGCGCGCCTGGGACACGTGGGGCAACGCCTCGGTCACCGCGTTGTCCGTCGTCATCGACGCGGACGCTCCCCGCGTCACCTCGATCACGCCGGCGAACCTCGCCCTCGTCCGCGGCTCGCGGATCACCAGCACCGTGCAGGCGACGGACGCCACCGGCGTCTCGTGGGCGACGCTGGACGGCGCCGCCTCGGACCTCACGGCCCCGTACACCTCGTCGATCCCGGCGGGCCGCGACGGCAGGAAGACCCTCACCTGGTACGTGATCGACTACTGGGGCTACACCACCACGGCTCGGCGGGTGGTCATCGTCGACAACACGAAGCCCACGCTGAAGATCACCAAGGGGCCCAAGAACAAGGCGAAGGTGAAGGGCACGGTCAAGGTCACCGCGTCGGCCGGCGACCGCAACGGCGTCGGCCGGGTGGAGCTGCTGATCAACGGCAAGGTCGTCGCCAAGGACGTGAAGCCGGGGTACAGCTTCTCGATCAAGACCAGCAGGTACGGCAAGAAGCTCAAGGTCGTGCTGCGCGCCTACGACAAGGCGGGCAACTCGACCAAGACCGCGACCCGCACCTGGTACCGCTGA
- a CDS encoding YciI family protein, with protein sequence MISTYLAPLDQVDQARDAHIAFVEELGRAGVLVSAGRQDPPVGGVIILDADTEAEARELLAPDPYLLQGLAEYTATGWTPARGALVDWKS encoded by the coding sequence ATGATCTCGACCTATCTCGCGCCCCTCGACCAGGTCGACCAGGCTCGGGACGCGCACATCGCCTTCGTCGAAGAACTCGGGCGGGCCGGCGTGCTCGTCTCCGCCGGCCGGCAGGATCCGCCCGTCGGCGGCGTCATCATTCTCGACGCTGACACCGAGGCCGAGGCGCGGGAGCTGCTGGCGCCCGACCCCTACCTGCTCCAGGGCCTGGCCGAATACACGGCCACGGGCTGGACGCCGGCCCGCGGCGCCCTCGTGGACTGGAAAAGCTAG
- a CDS encoding SH3 domain-containing protein, whose protein sequence is MIKTIVKRTWRVAGGAFLAAVLTAGLVAVPVSPASAAIDCSVSHSRNGEGSGYTEVSKPLKVGPYGDCAKTGANTGAWGKVWLHCYEYNSYGNLWWWVRIDGTNSAGWIYSDHLTGVDFDDNDDGHEDITYC, encoded by the coding sequence TTGATCAAGACAATTGTCAAACGGACCTGGCGGGTCGCCGGAGGTGCGTTCCTGGCGGCGGTTCTGACGGCCGGACTGGTCGCGGTGCCCGTGTCGCCGGCGTCCGCGGCCATCGACTGCTCGGTCAGTCACTCCAGGAACGGCGAGGGTAGCGGCTACACCGAGGTGTCCAAGCCGCTCAAGGTCGGCCCGTACGGTGACTGCGCCAAGACCGGCGCCAACACCGGCGCCTGGGGCAAGGTCTGGCTGCACTGCTACGAGTACAACAGCTACGGCAACCTGTGGTGGTGGGTCCGCATCGACGGCACCAACAGCGCCGGCTGGATCTACTCGGACCACCTGACCGGCGTCGACTTCGACGACAACGACGACGGCCACGAGGACATCACCTACTGCTGA
- a CDS encoding DUF6458 family protein produces MGIGGSIFLLALGAILAFAVNADISGLDINVVGYVLMLAGLVGLVVTIWFWNSRRRPAVVRTERPVVSGNPAYREGEVVEEYRETTRRQPPPPPPYAS; encoded by the coding sequence ATGGGCATCGGCGGAAGCATCTTCCTACTCGCCCTGGGAGCGATCCTCGCGTTCGCCGTCAACGCGGATATCAGCGGGCTCGACATCAACGTCGTCGGCTATGTGCTGATGCTGGCCGGGCTGGTCGGCCTCGTCGTCACGATCTGGTTCTGGAACAGCCGCCGCCGTCCGGCCGTCGTGCGGACCGAGCGGCCGGTGGTGAGCGGCAACCCGGCTTACCGCGAGGGCGAGGTCGTCGAGGAGTACCGCGAGACCACCCGTCGTCAGCCCCCGCCGCCCCCGCCGTACGCCAGCTGA
- a CDS encoding SixA phosphatase family protein yields MTVRTLVLLRHAKAETPGELPDFERQLTGVGRANADAAGAWLADERLRPGLVICSTATRTRQTWHGVAVALAQADRDAQSPEVHYERDLYYGGRTEVIDLLRAVPDEVHTVLVIGHNPTMSDVSILLRPYDGDAVLEGLKTSGMAVHRTEASWSQTEPGSMPLALTHTARG; encoded by the coding sequence ATGACGGTTCGGACCCTCGTACTGCTGCGCCACGCCAAGGCCGAGACGCCCGGCGAGCTGCCCGACTTCGAGCGACAACTCACCGGAGTCGGCAGGGCGAACGCGGACGCGGCCGGTGCCTGGCTGGCGGACGAGCGGCTGCGCCCGGGGCTGGTGATCTGTTCGACGGCGACCCGGACGCGGCAGACGTGGCACGGCGTCGCGGTGGCGCTGGCGCAGGCCGATCGCGATGCCCAGTCGCCGGAGGTGCACTACGAGCGTGACCTCTACTACGGCGGGCGAACGGAGGTCATCGACCTGCTCCGGGCCGTACCGGACGAGGTGCACACCGTGCTGGTCATCGGGCACAACCCGACGATGTCCGATGTGTCCATCCTGCTGCGCCCCTACGACGGGGACGCCGTGCTGGAGGGCCTGAAGACCTCCGGGATGGCGGTGCACCGCACGGAGGCCTCCTGGTCGCAGACCGAGCCGGGCTCCATGCCCCTGGCGCTCACGCACACCGCACGCGGATAA